The following are encoded in a window of Ictalurus punctatus breed USDA103 chromosome 13, Coco_2.0, whole genome shotgun sequence genomic DNA:
- the tmem273 gene encoding transmembrane protein 273 isoform X2: MHDLQRNYFVITFLFIVDTLFIHVRGDDPSTVQEPELKYALIGIGIGVFLSICFLAIKIYMIKRHMLDNEQSEDSIRGFTRSIDAENRT, from the exons ATGCATGACCTTCAAAGAAATTACTTTGTCattacatttcttttcattGTTG ACACACTCTTCATACATGTAAGAGGGGATGACCCATCCACTGTACAGGAACCAG AACTGAAATACGCATTAATAGGAATAGGGATCGGTGTATTTCTCTCCATCTGCTTCCTTGCAATAAAGATATACATGATCAAAAGACACATGCTGGACAATGAACAGTCAG aggattCAATTAGAGGATTTACACG AAGTATTGATGCTGAAAACAGGACCTGA
- the tmem273 gene encoding transmembrane protein 273 isoform X1 produces the protein MHDLQRNYFVITFLFIVDTLFIHVRGDDPSTVQEPASELKYALIGIGIGVFLSICFLAIKIYMIKRHMLDNEQSEDSIRGFTRSIDAENRT, from the exons ATGCATGACCTTCAAAGAAATTACTTTGTCattacatttcttttcattGTTG ACACACTCTTCATACATGTAAGAGGGGATGACCCATCCACTGTACAGGAACCAG CCTCAGAACTGAAATACGCATTAATAGGAATAGGGATCGGTGTATTTCTCTCCATCTGCTTCCTTGCAATAAAGATATACATGATCAAAAGACACATGCTGGACAATGAACAGTCAG aggattCAATTAGAGGATTTACACG AAGTATTGATGCTGAAAACAGGACCTGA
- the LOC108273413 gene encoding cardiac-enriched FHL2-interacting protein, with product MSCPEKQHVSHKASMQHPSNLDSFMDETDREVMNLTDRAFKSLCIGDEAIYNDSEILPSPVDCHKPVAEERSKKLRENSTLDVKKLGAHRPNGVYSTPWLMNKNRSKVSSLFAAFAANNDTKMTNGDSWDKSALLSIQTELSEFSSDYQNHLKSHRKPSEKGTVKSIQDIYNLSGKSSKNQHSKSTKLRKLNSKNFFLHSEFSPFQSWGDLNRFGLENMEMFPCNSPAGLYDSPLHKKLNNSNRLRVPEPNKRETSQSTSPLEPQHKSKPDLSQCTAQILKTVPPVPEKHSELNFLKLPDIQIETLQPQVLQTSSGSFQRCQSEGDLSAPWRRSRNRAKGVVRPLLSSPVCERSNTGEEGAIQSKKEVRTVEETTCLNSTPFSISQLLTPIIPSRQGTGTSEILQPVLSPAALDIPALHETEIRPSPDIKREGYKSKASSLLFNLKDNRKRVKATYSPPKFKGLDPADQNKLSPLIEQDVTKNVLESPEITDSKTTIQKTTTFPMSPETADIQSTRSSSHINSTLPDDFLGLSLLQAGNRGSPIKSLKSKKTILDKVTYPSLNLYRKSSSVELNTKNTPMDVPGSHSMVNKSAEQKFCTEHFPEKDSKELQRKHHLTKPELNNAKHDYTHLNHVETSDKVPTEKTDSVALKENYSPTVLKKHSAQQDTLTPSGSRNQDRLNTGRIFKAEERPIKSNECHRKETKPKHVFSARLNNYIKNQRYVNVNDDNDDNECEYWQENVISAGKDELRKRELNIDVHKGKVWMENMDDPSTKESVTNDNNSIPTKNGLGICTEQGLAKNDALSMKGNTSAKIALFTLKEQPLNTVPGSKKKNIVKDKYELATVALEKSIAEREKRKQQSDRQSGQDLPINGDHNQESMLASSQKETSDWRGQKAISDFTPTSQNVQSMSDIDTNHGACHVPEVKLAEPYKQEGAVKHSPNRLIYTDRDGSDRHGQQGDTSNIKSMANVTELKEIVCMSKNISLGQETLIVQDYIDNKLIKVGEDESSIQKKPEAPPRRESANSQSEDSTMNERQRKEDVGSVERTVKPEEFLCTEVEKSNLPKDKGPVKGHVLSLMETFNREQVVLSLNVQECLSQGDSLMVYPGNDLLKQKAFSAKDIMGSPEVEGILTKHIHKAREADSDNKKLPDKDSKETKLAMENEEYLRGEISDKQGMQTVNKDVKRNEEDNTDVSKTENESASDVLRKTGSQTEPICHGESSVEEYLTDHFGNSHEPDNKSEKTPTSYLLNPDDVPMERITLYDILDQVEPSSLVDVKQLEQGNLVSKPSEDSFSHKTPSPCLNKGEEKNCENLDTFSSNSNPENKPHNSDVAVPSSKDVEKGGWVHCLIDSARNLTPTCQSNASSPTLGKPALFKVKDNTFSASPVTKTVRPILHKTVAGVTQPWSPRESLSGSERGEEDPDLFKDVVDVQIPTLPSTPVRITQPNQSSKQVAPPTYSQSTTDQERKGLMDSSTVPEEEEWQLAKSSVSEGIESYETCAEDTVEELAFSTAPTESIEGLKAPSERSESVCSGIENQLQGKPPAVPPKTEKALRRAMKLTTKRIQKAEAKSKSERGRSSEKGSCQKRERRHQSSDRVLSDRSYQQEHSIDRGCSNQSTGGNCNETSIPKSHTSERDATQHDKPNSHRKEKDTARKLKHGCQSSLINVDGDAKSCVAEKQKAKQSQHKDQFDTQNINVDCERLGRTSEKYLPHKLYRRAHSLDRFSSGKHEHKLLSSDDSVSKTNTETLKNLATAQTAPMRRKSIEHTYGSPANNIVPQSFPMTQRKLLQDLDSGQYFVVDMPVQVKTKTFFDPETGSYVQLPIQSIEGSVPRAQSVEVVNAPPLMLYHGFVPVPVSSLP from the coding sequence ATGAGCTGCCCGGAGAAACAGCATGTGAGCCATAAAGCAAGCATGCAGCACCCTTCTAACCTGGACAGCTTTAtggatgagacagacagagaggttATGAACCTTACAGACAGAGCCTTTAAGAGTCTGTGCATCGGTGATGAGGCAATCTACAATGACTCAGAGATTTTACCATCTCCTGTAGACTGTCACAAGCCAGTAGCTGAAGAGAGATCAAAAAAGCTTCGAGAGAACTCTACCTTGGATGTTAAGAAACTTGGAGCTCACCGGCCCAATGGTGTGTACAGCACGCCATGgctaatgaataaaaacagatcAAAGGTGTCATCACTTTTTGCTGCATTTGCAGCTAATAATGACACAAAAATGACAAACGGGGACTCATGGGACAAATCAGCACTGCTTAGCATCCAAACAGAGCTATCGGAGTTTTCTTCAGATTATCAAAACCACCTTAAGAGTCACCGTAAGCCCTCTGAGAAAGGGACTGTTAAATCAATCCAGGATATATATAATTTGTCAGGAAAATCATCTAAAAATCAGCATAGCAAATCCACGAAGCTGAGAAAACTGAATTCCAAAAACTTTTTCCTTCACAGTGAATTCAGCCCATTCCAGTCCTGGGGAGACTTAAATAGATTTGGACTGGAAAACATGGAGATGTTTCCATGCAATAGCCCAGCTGGATTGTATGATTCCCCACTTCACAAAAAACTGAACAATTCAAACAGATTACGTGTACCAGAGCCAAATAAAAGAGAGACAAGCCAAAGCACCTCACCTCTGGAACCTCAGCATAAATCTAAACCTGATTTATCACAATGCACAGCACAGATTTTGAAAACTGTACCTCCAGTACCAGAAAAACATTCTGAGCTAAATTTCCTGAAACTGCCTGACATTCAAATTGAGACTCTTCAGCCACAAGTGCTGCAGACGTCCTCTGGATCATTTCAGAGGTGTCAGTCTGAAGGGGACCTTTCTGCTCCTTGGAGAAGAAGTCGAAACAGGGCAAAAGGTGTTGTTCGGCCACTTCTCAGCTCACCTGTCTGCGAAAGGTCAAACACTGGAGAGGAGGGTGCAATACAAAGTAAAAAGGAGGTTAGAACAGTGGAAGAAACAACTTGCTTAAATTCAACTCCGTTCAGTATTTCACAGCTGTTGACTCCAATCATACCCTCCAGACAGGGTACAGGAACCTCAGAGATACTGCAGCCTGTTCTCTCCCCCGCAGCCCTCGATATACCAGCACTCCATGAGACAGAAATTCGTCCATCACCTGACATCAAACGAGAAGGTTATAAATCCAAGGCATCAAGTCTGTTGTTTAATCTCAAGGACAACAGAAAACGCGTCAAAGCAACATACAGCCCACCAAAGTTTAAAGGTTTAGATCCAGCAGACCAAAATAAACTGTCTCCTCTGATTGAACAAGATGTTACCAAAAATGTTCTGGAAAGTCCAGAAATCACAGATTCTAAAACCACTATTCAAAAAACCACCACGTTTCCAATGAGTCCTGAGACTGCAGACATACAAAGCACTCGATCCAGCAGTCATATAAATAGCACATTGCCAGATGACTTTTTGGGACTTAGTCTACTGCAAGCTGGAAATAGAGGCTCACCTATTAAGTCTTTGAAATCAAAAAAGACTATTTTGGACAAAGTTACGTATCCATCTTTAAATTTGTACCGGAAATCTAGTTCAGTAGAACTGAATACTAAAAACACGCCAATGGATGTCCCTGGTTCTCATTCCATGGTGAATAAAAGTGCAGAACAGAAGTTCTGCACAGAACATTTTCCAGAGAAGGATAGTAAGGAACTGCAAAGAAAACATCATTTGACTAAACCAGAATTAAACAATGCAAAGCATGATTATACCCACCTGAACCATGTTGAGACCTCAGACAAGGTGCCGACTGAGAAAACAGATTCTGTAGCTCTGAAGGAAAACTATTCTCCTACAGTTTTAAAAAAGCACAGTGCACAACAAGATACACTGACACCTTCAGGTAGTAGGAATCAAGACAGATTGAATACAGGAAGAATATTTAAGGCAGAGGAAAGACCTATCAAATCTAATGAATGtcacagaaaagaaacaaaacctAAGCATGTATTTTCTGCAAGACTAAACAACTACATTAAAAACCAGAGatatgtgaatgtaaatgatgataatgatgataatgaatgTGAATATTGGCAAGAGAATGTAATTTCTGCAGGAAAAGATgagctgagaaagagagaactgAATATAGATGTGCATAAAGGAAAAGTGTGGATGGAAAATATGGATGATCCATCTACCAAAGAAAGTGTTACAAATGATAATAATAGCATACCCACAAAGAATGGTCTGGGTATATGCACTGAACAAGGATTAGCCAAAAATGATGCTTTATCTATGAAAGGAAACACATCAGCAAAAATAGCACTGTTCACTTTAAAGGAACAGCCATTGAATACAGTCCCAGGCTCAAAGAAAAAGAACATAGTAAAGGATAAGTATGAGCTAGCCACAGTGGCTTTGGAGAAAAGTATtgctgaaagagaaaaaagaaaacagcaaaGTGATAGACAAAGCGGACAGGATTTACCCATAAATGGAGACCACAATCAAGAGAGTATGCTAGCATCGAGTCAGAAAGAAACATCAGACTGGCGAGGTCAGAAGGCCATTTCTGATTTTACACCAACTAGCCAAAATGTTCAAAGCATGTCAGACATAGACACCAATCATGGTGCATGTCACGTGCCTGAGGTAAAATTAGCTGAACCTTATAAGCAGGAAGGTGCTGTAAAGCACAGTCCAAATAGATTGATATATACAGATAGGGACGGATCTGACAGACACGGTCAACAAGGTGACACAAGCAATATCAAGTCAATGGCTAATGTAACTGAACTTAAAGAAATAGTGTGCATGTCTAAAAATATAAGTCTCGGTCAAGAAACCTTAATAGTCCAGGACTATATTGACAATAAGCTCATTAAAGTTGGTGAAGATGAGTCATCTATTCAGAAAAAACCCGAGGCTCCTCCTAGAAGAGAAAGTGCAAATTCCCAAAGTGAAGACAGTACAATGaatgaaagacaaagaaaggaaGACGTAGGGAGTGTTGAGAGAACAGTTAAACCTGAAGAATTTCTTTGCACAGAAGTCGAGAAATCTAATCTACCAAAGGATAAAGGGCCAGTAAAAGGCCATGTATTATCACTTATGGAAACATTCAATAGAGAACAAGTAGTGCTAAGTTTAAATGTCCAAGAATGTTTGAGTCAAGGAGACAGTCTCATGGTCTACCCTGGAAATGACTTGCtaaaacaaaaagcattttCAGCAAAGGATATAATGGGTTCTCCTGAAGTTGAAGgaattttaacaaaacatattCACAAAGCAAGAGAGGCAGATTCAGACAACAAGAAACTACCTGATAAAGATTCAAAAGAGACAAAGCTGGCAATGGAAAATGAAGAATATCTGCGTGGAGAAATTTCTGATAAACAGGGCATgcaaactgttaacaaagatgTCAAAAGAAATGAAGAGGACAACACAGATGTGTCTAAAACAGAGAATGAAAGTGCCTCTGATGTTTTGAGAAAAACAGGCAGCCAAACCGAACCCATATGTCACGGTGAAAGCTCTGTCGAAGAGTATTTAACTGACCATTTTGGGAATTCTCATGAGCCTGATAATAAATCTGAGAAGACACCAACCTCGTATTTGTTAAACCCTGATGATGTTCCAATGGAAAGGATAACTCTTTATGATATTCTTGATCAAGTTGAACCTTCATCGTTGGTAGATGTTAAACAATTGGAACAAGGCAATCTGGTTTCCAAACCATCCGAGGACTCCTTTTCACATAAAACACCATCACCATGTCTGAATaaaggtgaagaaaaaaattgtgAGAATTTAGACACATTTAGTTCCAATAGCAACCCTGAAAATAAACCACATAACTCAGACGTGGCAGTTCCTTCTTCAAAGGATGTGGAAAAAGGTGGATGGGTGCACTGTTTGATAGACTCAGCTCGTAATCTAACACCAACATGCCAGTCCAATGCCTCTTCTCCCACACTAGGAAAACCTGCTTTATTTAAAGTGAAAGACAACACATTTAGTGCATCCCCTGTTACCAAAACAGTAAGACCCATACTCCATAAAACTGTTGCTGGAGTTACACAGCCATGGTCTCCTAGGGAAAGCTTAAGTGGGTCTGAAAGGGGTGAAGAAGATCCAGACCTTTTCAAGGACGTTGTGGACGTGCAAATTCCAACTCTGCCTTCCACACCTGTCCGAATCACCCAGCCAAACCAGTCATCAAAACAGGTTGCACCCCCTACATATTCTCAATCCACCACAGACCAGGAGAGAAAAGGGCTGATGGATAGTTCCACAGTACCAGAAGAAGAGGAGTGGCAATTGGCTAAAAGCTCAGTTTCAGAGGGAATAGAAAGTTATGAAACGTGTGCAGAAGACACTGTGGAGGAGCTTGCATTCAGCACTGCACCTACAGAAAGCATAGAGGGACTGAAGGCACCAAGTGAAAGATCTGAATCAGTCTGTAGTGGCATTGAAAATCAGCTTCAGGGCAAGCCACCTGCTGTGCCTCCAAAAACAGAGAAAGCCCTGCGTCGTGCCATGAAGCTGACCACAAAGAGGATCCAGAAAGCTGAAGCTAAAAGTAAATCAGAACGTGGCCGGAGCAGTGAGAAGGGTTCCTGTCAGAAACGTGAGAGGAGGCACCAAAGTAGTGACAGGGTTCTCAGTGACCGATCATACCAACAAGAACATAGTATTGACAGAGGTTGCAGTAATCAAAGCACTGGGGGAAACTGCAATGAGACATCTATTCCAAAGAGTCACACAAGTGAGAGAGATGCCACACAGCATGATAAACCAAACAGCCATAGGAAGGAGAAAGATACTGCTAGGAAACTAAAGCATGGATGTCAGAGCAGTCTAATCAATGTGGATGGTGATGCAAAGAGCTGTGTGGCTGAAaagcaaaaagcaaaacaatcaCAACACAAAGATCAGTTTGATACCCAGAATATAAATGTTGACTGTGAAAGATTGGGACGTACCAGTGAGAAATACCTACCACACAAGCTGTACCGCAGGGCTCATAGTTTAGACAGATTTTCAAGTGGCAAACATGAGCATAAGTTACTTAGCTCTGATGATTCTGTCTCTAAAACCAATACTGAGACATTAAAGAATCTGGCCACTGCACAGACAGCACCAATGCGACGAAAGAG